Proteins encoded within one genomic window of Paenarthrobacter sp. JL.01a:
- a CDS encoding CBS domain-containing protein, whose product MSVVREFMTTDAKCVVEDQTLEVAARMMRDMDCGSLPICGNDGKLTGVITDRDIVVKCIAEGKDAREVLARELAQGKPYWIDADANVDEAIRMMEEHQVRRLPVISNHAMVGIISQGDIARNYTEQRVGEMVEHISAKEHMAH is encoded by the coding sequence ATGAGTGTCGTACGTGAATTCATGACGACCGATGCCAAGTGCGTCGTCGAGGACCAGACTCTTGAAGTGGCCGCCCGCATGATGCGGGATATGGACTGTGGTTCACTTCCCATCTGCGGCAACGACGGCAAACTGACTGGCGTCATCACCGACCGAGACATTGTGGTCAAGTGTATTGCCGAAGGAAAGGATGCCCGAGAGGTCCTGGCCAGGGAACTCGCCCAGGGCAAGCCGTACTGGATCGACGCAGATGCCAACGTGGACGAGGCCATACGGATGATGGAAGAACACCAGGTCCGCCGGCTTCCGGTCATCAGCAACCACGCCATGGTGGGCATCATCAGCCAGGGGGATATTGCCCGCAACTACACCGAGCAACGCGTCGGTGAAATGGTGGAGCACATCTCCGCCAAGGAGCACATGGCCCACTAG
- a CDS encoding Tex family protein, with amino-acid sequence MVTSHLQHQSADSAIHAQIAEELGVKAWQVKAAVELLDAGSTVPFIARYRKEATGTLDDTQLRDLEERLRYLRELEERRKAVLEAIAAQGKLTPELEAAVVGADTKARLEDIYLPFKSKRRTKAQIAREAGLEPLADVLLANPQLDPATEAAKYLNAEHSIDDAVTALAGARAILVERVGQDADLAEDLRERLWKQGRMVSRVKKGMEAEGQKFKDYFEFTQVPSGMPSHRVLALLRGEKDGVLELDLAEADPADDDALAAARGKYENAVAKCLGVSNQGRPADSWLTQTAQLAWRGRILDRLTTDLRGRMFADAEDEAVRVFAANLRDVLLAAPAGNRATLGLDPGLRTGVKVAVVDGTGKVVATDTIYPHAPAKKWDEALATLGRLAKQHNIELVAIGNGTASRETDKLATELIKSLEASGSKGIQKLVVSEAGASVYSASALAASELPGMDVSLRGAVSIARRLQDPLAELVKIEPKSIGVGQYQHDVTAAKLDRSLDAVVEDCVNAVGVDVNTASPALLSRVAGVGPLLSENIVAYRNENGPFAKRSDLKKVPRLGAKAFEQCAGFLRITGGAEPLDASSVHPEAYSVARKILVAAGGGPATALDPQAFVDGTFGLPTVKDIMSELEKPGRDPRPAFKAASFSEGIEKISDLKPGMILEGTVTNVAAFGAFVDVGVHQDGLVHVSALSNKFVSDPREIVKSGQVVRVKVLEADPERKRISLTLRLDDEPGTAGGRTSGGRSSAGPREGDRRGNQGRPQQGNPRQGGPRQGKPQQSPAAPANTAMAEALRRAGLGK; translated from the coding sequence ATGGTGACTTCACATCTCCAACACCAGTCAGCTGATTCCGCCATCCACGCACAGATCGCCGAAGAACTAGGCGTCAAAGCCTGGCAGGTCAAGGCGGCGGTGGAACTGCTCGACGCCGGATCCACCGTCCCCTTCATCGCCCGCTACCGCAAGGAAGCCACCGGGACGCTCGATGACACCCAGCTCCGCGACCTTGAAGAACGGCTCCGCTACCTTCGCGAGCTCGAAGAGCGGCGGAAGGCCGTCCTCGAGGCGATTGCCGCCCAAGGAAAGCTGACCCCCGAACTGGAAGCCGCCGTCGTCGGGGCCGATACCAAGGCCAGGCTGGAAGACATCTACCTGCCCTTCAAATCGAAGCGTCGCACCAAGGCCCAGATCGCCCGCGAAGCCGGACTGGAGCCGCTGGCAGATGTCCTTCTCGCCAACCCGCAGCTGGACCCGGCCACCGAAGCCGCGAAGTACCTGAATGCAGAGCACTCCATTGACGACGCAGTCACAGCGCTCGCCGGCGCCCGTGCCATCCTGGTGGAGCGCGTGGGCCAGGATGCCGACCTCGCCGAGGACCTGCGCGAACGTCTGTGGAAGCAAGGGCGCATGGTGTCCCGGGTCAAGAAGGGCATGGAAGCCGAGGGCCAGAAGTTCAAGGACTACTTCGAGTTCACGCAGGTGCCGTCCGGCATGCCTTCGCACCGCGTCCTTGCCCTGCTGCGCGGCGAAAAGGACGGCGTCCTGGAGCTCGACCTCGCCGAGGCAGACCCGGCCGACGACGACGCCCTGGCCGCCGCCCGTGGCAAGTACGAGAACGCTGTGGCCAAGTGCCTTGGGGTTTCGAACCAGGGGCGCCCGGCCGACTCTTGGCTGACGCAGACAGCGCAGCTCGCCTGGCGCGGGCGTATTCTGGACCGTCTCACCACGGACCTTCGTGGCCGCATGTTTGCCGATGCCGAAGATGAGGCCGTGCGTGTTTTCGCCGCCAACCTTCGTGACGTCCTCCTCGCGGCGCCGGCGGGCAACCGCGCAACGCTCGGCCTGGATCCGGGTCTGCGCACCGGCGTCAAGGTCGCTGTGGTGGACGGGACTGGCAAGGTAGTCGCCACCGACACCATCTACCCGCACGCTCCGGCGAAGAAGTGGGATGAAGCGTTGGCCACGCTTGGACGGCTCGCCAAGCAGCACAACATTGAACTCGTGGCCATTGGCAACGGAACGGCGTCCCGTGAAACGGACAAACTGGCCACCGAACTCATCAAATCCCTGGAAGCGTCTGGATCGAAGGGAATCCAGAAACTTGTGGTGTCCGAGGCCGGAGCATCCGTCTACTCCGCCTCAGCGCTCGCGGCATCCGAACTCCCGGGCATGGACGTGTCCCTCCGCGGTGCCGTGTCGATTGCCCGCCGGCTGCAGGACCCCTTGGCCGAGTTGGTGAAGATCGAACCCAAGTCCATCGGCGTCGGGCAGTACCAGCACGATGTCACGGCTGCGAAGCTCGACCGTTCCCTGGATGCCGTGGTGGAGGACTGTGTCAACGCGGTGGGTGTGGACGTGAACACGGCCTCGCCTGCGTTGTTGAGCCGCGTGGCAGGCGTCGGGCCGCTGCTCAGCGAGAACATCGTGGCCTACCGGAATGAAAACGGTCCCTTTGCCAAACGCAGCGATCTGAAGAAGGTGCCGCGCCTGGGGGCCAAAGCGTTCGAGCAGTGCGCCGGCTTCCTTCGGATCACCGGCGGAGCGGAGCCGCTGGACGCCTCCAGCGTTCACCCCGAGGCCTACTCCGTGGCCCGCAAGATCCTTGTGGCCGCCGGTGGTGGACCGGCCACTGCCCTGGACCCGCAGGCATTCGTTGACGGTACGTTCGGCCTCCCGACTGTCAAGGACATCATGTCCGAGCTGGAGAAGCCCGGACGCGATCCGCGGCCCGCGTTCAAGGCGGCATCGTTCTCGGAAGGCATCGAAAAAATCTCCGACCTCAAGCCCGGGATGATCCTGGAGGGCACAGTCACCAACGTGGCCGCGTTCGGTGCCTTTGTCGACGTCGGGGTGCACCAGGACGGCCTCGTGCACGTCTCGGCACTGTCCAACAAGTTCGTCTCCGACCCCCGGGAAATCGTGAAGTCCGGCCAGGTGGTGCGGGTCAAGGTGCTGGAAGCCGATCCCGAACGTAAGCGCATCTCGCTGACGTTGAGGCTCGACGACGAACCCGGCACCGCGGGCGGCCGCACCTCAGGCGGCCGTAGTTCGGCTGGTCCGCGTGAGGGGGATCGCCGCGGAAACCAAGGACGGCCGCAGCAGGGCAACCCGCGACAGGGTGGGCCCCGCCAAGGTAAGCCGCAGCAGTCGCCGGCCGCTCCGGCCAACACAGCCATGGCCGAAGCCCTGCGCCGGGCCGGGCTCGGCAAGTAG
- a CDS encoding DUF1622 domain-containing protein, translating into MDFQHIIEAVGRYMDAAGVAVMVIGALVSIPMALRGYQPERARGLEPFTPYRAYRQLLGRSILLGLELLVAADIIRTVAVTPTFESVGVLAIIVLIRTFLSFSLELEITGRWPWQKEKASSTSEPLRSDP; encoded by the coding sequence ATGGATTTCCAGCACATCATCGAGGCCGTTGGCAGGTACATGGACGCTGCGGGCGTGGCCGTCATGGTGATTGGAGCGCTGGTCTCCATTCCCATGGCCCTCCGTGGCTACCAACCCGAACGCGCCCGGGGACTGGAACCGTTCACGCCGTACCGTGCCTACCGACAATTGCTGGGACGCTCCATCTTGCTGGGTTTGGAGCTCCTGGTGGCTGCCGACATCATTCGCACCGTCGCCGTAACGCCCACCTTCGAGAGCGTTGGCGTCCTGGCGATCATCGTGCTCATCCGGACCTTCCTCAGCTTTTCGCTGGAGCTGGAGATCACCGGGCGCTGGCCCTGGCAGAAGGAAAAAGCCTCCAGCACCAGTGAACCGCTACGATCGGATCCATGA
- a CDS encoding alpha/beta hydrolase, translated as MTQPWVPDILGEGFEQQTLELDGGAVATLVRYLGTGPEWPIASEGLGLDADVLYVHGWSDYFFQRHLAEFWHRAGARFHALDLHNYGRSLRPGLVPGFVTNLAEYDADIAAALEAMSRSGTQDRPLILLGHSTGGLTLSLWASRHPGVASALILNSPWLEFQATELGRRAIAPLVGLHAKLHPLAPLPPVDPGIYTRAVSAALDGEWDYNLDWRPDRGFPLTPAFLDAVFRGQATVAAGLGIDVPVLVMLSDKSYLQPKWSADALTADVALNVDAVAHRSLSLADTVTVSRLPNAFHDIFLSPEPIRKEAFERIGRWLPRSNAGSLMAQNPPLDGP; from the coding sequence ATGACGCAGCCGTGGGTACCGGACATTCTTGGCGAGGGTTTCGAGCAACAGACTTTGGAGCTCGACGGCGGCGCTGTCGCCACCTTGGTGAGATACCTTGGCACCGGCCCGGAATGGCCCATCGCCTCTGAAGGCCTTGGCCTGGACGCCGACGTCCTGTACGTTCACGGCTGGTCCGACTACTTCTTTCAACGCCACCTCGCCGAGTTCTGGCACCGGGCAGGCGCACGGTTCCACGCCCTGGACCTGCACAACTATGGCCGCAGCCTCAGGCCGGGCCTGGTCCCGGGCTTCGTGACCAACCTCGCCGAATACGACGCCGATATCGCCGCAGCTTTGGAGGCCATGAGCCGCTCCGGGACCCAGGACCGGCCGCTCATCCTCCTCGGCCACTCCACCGGCGGCCTCACCCTGAGCCTGTGGGCTTCCCGTCACCCCGGGGTGGCATCCGCACTGATCCTCAACAGCCCGTGGTTGGAGTTCCAAGCCACCGAACTCGGACGCCGAGCCATTGCACCGCTGGTGGGATTGCACGCCAAGCTCCATCCCTTGGCACCGCTGCCTCCCGTGGATCCGGGTATCTACACGCGGGCAGTCTCGGCGGCCCTGGACGGTGAATGGGACTACAACCTCGATTGGCGTCCCGATCGCGGATTCCCACTCACGCCCGCCTTCCTGGACGCAGTATTCCGCGGACAGGCCACGGTCGCCGCAGGCCTGGGCATCGACGTGCCAGTGCTTGTGATGCTTTCGGACAAGAGCTACCTGCAGCCGAAGTGGTCCGCCGATGCCCTCACCGCAGACGTAGCCCTCAATGTGGACGCTGTGGCACACCGATCGTTGTCCCTGGCGGACACCGTCACAGTGAGCCGGCTGCCCAACGCCTTCCACGACATCTTCCTGTCCCCGGAACCCATCAGGAAGGAAGCGTTCGAGCGGATAGGACGTTGGCTGCCCAGAAGCAACGCGGGGTCACTTATGGCCCAAAATCCACCCCTGGATGGGCCATAA